In Cololabis saira isolate AMF1-May2022 chromosome 4, fColSai1.1, whole genome shotgun sequence, one DNA window encodes the following:
- the LOC133441508 gene encoding uncharacterized protein LOC133441508 yields MARAETIETVGEGGGGGGGNGLLPSHNTCHLPRPLYGRHSVLITPTGPGLPYLQQNHHLDPLQVIYPLPYTHAGSRDHPSPASSPAGSRRAVAPRDPSGGQPDPDREDLRGAPSPGGPLPDLLPQNERSPRASGRGGGRGEAAQEMELRRVARRLKLIGDEFNAAVLHRAHGAPHWRDWRDACRGLLNFVTQALSALYRLT; encoded by the exons ATGGCTCGTGCGGAGACCATCGAGACGGTTGGTgagggcggaggaggaggaggaggaaatggCCTTCTTCCTTCGCACAACACCTGCCACCTGCCTCGCCCTCTTTACGGCCGGCACAGCGTGCTGATCACCCCCACCGGCCCGGGCCTCCCTTATCTGCAGCAGAACCACCACCTGGACCCCCTGCAGGTCATCTACCCGCTGCCTTACACCCACGCTGGGAGCCGAGATCACCCGTCACCCGCGTCATCACCAGCAGGCAGCAGGAGGGCGGTCGCACCCAGGGACCCGTCCGGAGGACAGCCAG ACCCGGACAGAGAGGACCTCCGCGGTGCCCCGAGTCCAGGGGGGCCTCTGCCCGACCTGCTGCCCCAGAACGAGCGCTCGCCCCGGGCCTCGGGGCgcggggggggccggggggagGCGGCGCAGGAGATGGAGCTGAGGAGGGTGGCGCGGCGGCTCAAGCTGATCGGAGACGAGTTCAACGCCGCCGTCCTCCACAGAGCG CACGGCGCCCCCCACTGGCGGGACTGGAGAGACGCCTGCAGGGGACTCCTGAACTTCGTCACCCAGGCGCTGAGCGCTCTGTACCGGCTCACGTAG